In Desulfuribacillus alkaliarsenatis, a genomic segment contains:
- a CDS encoding class I SAM-dependent methyltransferase: MAKEIYETPLEALEATNGFYKDLEGFQYSEDQVTKWLDKHIKLPRVGNVLDLCCGDGIWSKGMKILNPNLEYFGIDISSGAIEKARILMESDSQHFVIGDAEGKLPFEDSFFDVIFARGPGLYNQHSMDRLATIKIIEDWHNKLSDRGLFYSIFASTPEKMGTYTPMNQVKLPYNRSPRKTEAVDFLGGKYHHNIESFLTPFWKAENVKLVSYSFVNNMHVLVTKKDNK, encoded by the coding sequence ATGGCTAAAGAAATATATGAAACACCATTAGAAGCATTAGAAGCAACTAATGGATTTTATAAAGACCTTGAAGGTTTTCAATATTCAGAAGATCAAGTGACAAAATGGTTAGATAAACATATTAAGCTTCCGCGTGTAGGAAATGTACTAGATTTATGTTGTGGCGATGGGATTTGGTCAAAAGGGATGAAAATCCTTAATCCCAATTTAGAATATTTTGGCATAGATATATCATCTGGTGCGATCGAAAAAGCTCGAATTTTGATGGAAAGTGACTCTCAACATTTTGTAATAGGTGATGCAGAGGGTAAATTACCGTTTGAAGATAGTTTCTTTGATGTTATATTTGCAAGAGGACCAGGGTTATATAATCAACACAGCATGGATAGATTGGCTACTATTAAGATTATAGAAGACTGGCATAACAAGCTATCGGATAGAGGTCTTTTTTATTCTATATTTGCTTCTACGCCTGAAAAGATGGGAACATACACACCAATGAATCAAGTTAAACTCCCATATAATCGTAGTCCTCGAAAAACAGAAGCAGTTGATTTTCTAGGTGGGAAGTACCATCACAACATTGAATCATTTCTGACACCGTTTTGGAAGGCAGAAAATGTTAAGCTTGTAAGTTATTCATTTGTAAATAATATGCATGTTCTAGTGACGAAAAAAGACAATAAATGA
- a CDS encoding sulfotransferase family protein encodes MFINYNTNPIFVGGDGRSGTTLLSVIIDSHPDLLGGPELHFNGPKNLGSYMIQCLDLLIENDSRVFGKGLKENKELKHGVQFAKRCHRFGVEFIELKELVNEQMEQTNSNLETFEERCSLINAIGEFKRKQRDKKRWGIKIMREIRNIHVYSKIWPNAQYIHIIRDGRDVAASQMIEHGSWGYEDIKKAAKGWVDIIERTRKNAKASPLFEVKYEELVLEPRKTIGKIVDFLDVPWSDDLLKHSEKEHTLFENPYNHASIKQVVQPINNSSVGRFKRDLSIDQIEAFNKIAKKYLQEFEYEI; translated from the coding sequence ATGTTTATAAATTATAATACAAATCCAATCTTTGTTGGTGGAGATGGAAGGTCGGGAACAACATTATTAAGTGTAATAATCGATTCACATCCAGACTTGCTTGGTGGGCCTGAGTTGCATTTTAACGGACCTAAAAACCTAGGTAGTTATATGATTCAATGTTTAGACTTGCTTATAGAAAATGATTCGCGAGTATTTGGGAAAGGATTAAAAGAAAATAAGGAATTAAAACATGGTGTGCAATTTGCAAAGCGATGCCATAGGTTTGGCGTTGAATTTATAGAGCTTAAGGAGTTAGTTAATGAACAAATGGAACAAACAAATAGTAATTTAGAAACTTTTGAAGAACGCTGTTCATTAATCAATGCAATTGGTGAATTTAAAAGAAAACAACGTGATAAGAAACGTTGGGGAATTAAAATTATGAGAGAAATACGAAACATACATGTTTATAGTAAAATTTGGCCCAATGCTCAATATATTCATATTATTCGTGATGGACGTGATGTAGCGGCGTCTCAAATGATAGAACATGGATCTTGGGGATATGAAGATATAAAAAAAGCGGCCAAAGGTTGGGTAGATATCATAGAACGTACTAGGAAGAATGCTAAGGCTTCTCCATTATTTGAAGTCAAGTATGAAGAATTGGTTTTAGAACCAAGAAAAACAATTGGTAAAATTGTAGATTTTCTTGATGTGCCTTGGAGCGATGATTTATTAAAGCATAGTGAAAAAGAACATACTTTGTTCGAAAACCCATATAATCACGCAAGTATTAAACAGGTGGTACAACCTATTAATAATTCAAGTGTAGGAAGATTTAAGAGGGATTTATCAATAGATCAAATTGAGGCATTTAATAAAATTGCCAAAAAATATTTGCAGGAATTTGAATACGAAATATAA
- a CDS encoding sulfotransferase family protein: MKKAQKDPIFIGGDGRSGTTLLSLILNSHKDIACGPELHFRGPKNLGSYILECLDKEKSSEKDIVELKKIKELNPGMNFIIRCHRMGISSDKLKEAIINIKGKEKCNIETFEERCKLIDLLGEIIKKNKGVLYWGIKIMRDIKILNKYIEIWPEAKFIHIVRDGRDVAASQMIDHSSWGYTDIESAALGWVDIINRARNYAKKFPVCEIRYEDLILTPEKTLMDICGFLEIEWDDSLMSHHLKNHSLFKNHYNHPSINSVINPMNDSSIGRYKKDLTQQDILIFNKIAFDVLNTLQYTVKFDEI, encoded by the coding sequence ATGAAAAAAGCGCAAAAAGATCCAATATTCATAGGTGGCGACGGAAGGTCAGGTACAACCCTATTAAGTCTTATTTTAAATTCTCACAAGGACATAGCATGTGGACCCGAACTACATTTTAGGGGGCCTAAAAACCTAGGTTCATATATTTTAGAGTGTTTAGATAAAGAAAAGAGTTCTGAAAAAGACATAGTTGAATTGAAAAAAATAAAAGAACTTAACCCAGGTATGAATTTTATTATACGCTGTCATAGGATGGGTATCTCGTCTGATAAATTAAAAGAAGCTATAATAAATATTAAGGGAAAAGAGAAATGTAATATAGAAACGTTTGAGGAACGATGTAAACTAATAGATTTATTAGGAGAAATAATAAAGAAAAATAAAGGTGTTTTATATTGGGGCATAAAAATTATGCGTGATATAAAAATTTTAAATAAATATATTGAAATATGGCCCGAAGCAAAGTTTATTCATATTGTAAGAGACGGTAGAGATGTGGCAGCATCTCAGATGATAGATCATAGTTCATGGGGATATACAGATATAGAATCGGCTGCTTTAGGTTGGGTGGATATAATTAACAGGGCTAGAAATTATGCAAAAAAATTCCCAGTTTGTGAAATTAGGTATGAAGATTTAATATTAACTCCCGAAAAAACATTAATGGACATATGTGGGTTTCTCGAAATTGAATGGGACGACTCATTGATGAGTCATCACTTAAAAAACCACTCACTGTTCAAAAATCATTATAATCACCCGAGTATAAATAGTGTAATAAATCCAATGAACGATAGTTCTATCGGTCGGTACAAAAAAGACTTAACTCAACAAGACATTCTTATTTTTAACAAGATAGCCTTTGATGTATTAAATACACTGCAATACACAGTAAAATTCGATGAGATATAA
- a CDS encoding ABC transporter ATP-binding protein, producing the protein MLAKGEINLFNTIVNYYEVIKWMLKDSLFRFRKMSILIIIGEAIGVFLQASAILLAIQYVYMLEKNEYLTMFVISGYPRELIELFIIVCVMVFTLLFVAAMLLYLSGTKMYHLRIHYQKFCSKRVLSNYYDCRFHTNFNREYNESKIMCLTSSDSTFCGRVLRMTLSLIRPLIIFAVSLPIMVYLETRVSVIVIILAFISLLFQYKVSKAAAGYSINVERNAGAASKERRELFNSLSLAPKNINSELVNEYIDKAYGRGSLNKFYSALYGRLLSLEKSSFISNILIAAGIFFILVILIREALLYDKSWTIVVAYIVAVRFTLMSLRQVNRLLTSINRFYPQLKRYYQFIIDTESIPAENKNTERRNYKNESCTDEFMLGNSSNGIIAILSNLQTNYSCYIEVSNLINKDLNKQSTPFIITGYAPWIPAPMYKLFGFKENICNKKILDFFNRLKSNNDSRNHEIYNLFNHISENKWNDIPIEHKFLLSVISAYEDDSDIIVVQIKELYQLSEELREKVLDTLKNKTIILDCGKDLVFFEEISVEKVVIFKNGLIDSIKETTWAKVNKKSLKQWLKQKNDRKNSCEEEFEPDDI; encoded by the coding sequence GTGCTTGCTAAAGGGGAAATAAATTTGTTCAATACAATAGTTAATTATTATGAAGTAATAAAATGGATGTTAAAAGACTCACTTTTTCGATTTAGAAAAATGTCAATACTTATCATCATCGGAGAGGCAATTGGGGTATTTTTGCAAGCAAGTGCTATACTTTTAGCAATTCAATATGTATATATGTTGGAAAAAAATGAATATTTAACTATGTTTGTAATCTCAGGGTACCCTAGGGAGTTAATTGAATTATTTATAATTGTATGTGTTATGGTTTTTACTTTGTTATTTGTAGCGGCCATGTTATTGTATTTATCAGGGACTAAAATGTACCATCTGAGAATCCATTACCAAAAATTTTGTTCCAAAAGAGTATTATCAAATTACTACGATTGCAGATTTCACACTAATTTTAATAGAGAATATAATGAATCCAAAATTATGTGTTTAACAAGTTCAGATTCTACCTTTTGCGGACGAGTATTAAGAATGACCTTGAGCTTAATTAGACCACTAATAATTTTTGCGGTTTCTTTACCTATAATGGTGTATTTAGAAACTAGAGTATCGGTTATAGTAATAATTCTGGCATTTATATCATTATTATTTCAATACAAGGTAAGCAAGGCAGCAGCAGGTTACTCTATTAATGTGGAAAGGAACGCTGGCGCAGCAAGTAAAGAAAGAAGGGAATTATTTAACTCACTATCATTAGCCCCTAAAAATATTAATAGTGAATTAGTTAATGAATATATCGATAAAGCATATGGTAGAGGTTCATTAAATAAATTCTATAGTGCTTTATATGGAAGATTGTTGTCATTAGAAAAAAGTTCATTTATCAGCAACATTTTGATAGCAGCAGGAATATTTTTTATACTTGTAATTCTAATTAGAGAAGCACTTTTATATGATAAAAGCTGGACAATTGTTGTTGCATATATTGTTGCTGTTCGTTTTACATTGATGAGCTTAAGACAAGTAAACAGGCTTCTTACTAGTATTAATAGGTTTTATCCACAATTAAAAAGATATTATCAATTTATAATAGATACAGAATCTATACCAGCAGAAAACAAAAACACTGAAAGAAGAAACTATAAAAATGAAAGTTGTACAGATGAATTTATGCTAGGCAATTCAAGTAATGGAATTATTGCAATTTTATCGAATCTGCAAACTAATTATTCATGCTATATTGAAGTAAGTAACTTAATAAATAAGGACCTAAATAAACAGTCTACCCCATTTATTATAACTGGATATGCTCCCTGGATACCAGCTCCTATGTATAAATTATTTGGATTTAAAGAAAATATTTGCAATAAAAAAATACTTGATTTTTTTAATAGATTAAAATCTAATAACGACTCGAGAAACCATGAAATTTATAACTTATTTAATCACATTTCAGAGAATAAGTGGAATGATATTCCTATTGAGCATAAATTCTTACTTTCAGTAATTAGTGCCTATGAAGATGATTCAGATATAATAGTTGTACAAATTAAAGAGTTATATCAACTATCAGAGGAACTAAGAGAAAAAGTATTAGATACTTTAAAAAATAAAACCATAATATTAGATTGTGGTAAAGACCTTGTTTTTTTTGAAGAAATATCTGTAGAAAAAGTGGTTATATTTAAAAATGGATTAATAGACTCTATTAAAGAAACCACTTGGGCCAAAGTAAATAAAAAATCATTAAAGCAGTGGCTAAAGCAAAAAAATGACAGAAAAAATAGCTGTGAAGAAGAATTCGAACCAGACGATATATAA
- a CDS encoding sulfotransferase family protein, giving the protein MFEKRIIIGGLPRSGSTLLRFILDSSESVISGPETRFFLEPLYRHQMMVDKTAKVLHNKLNLEKDCMIGAINNAANTFEAYDNIMLKYMELTGDRKAAWAEKTPINSFHYHRLVAENNEAYFISTVRNGLDVVTSIIENKSNDYWCTVQRYIDCMRSIYSFNHPNHIILKYEDLVTKPEKALKTVFEFLDLPFSENIIDNFNKESKTRDFSKVNQPKLKHSIQPTWVNRYKEPQHIAKVQEFINNEQAIYWFEKSGYTL; this is encoded by the coding sequence ATGTTTGAGAAAAGAATAATTATTGGCGGGTTACCTAGGTCAGGTTCAACATTGTTACGGTTTATATTAGATAGTTCAGAATCTGTTATTTCAGGGCCTGAAACAAGATTTTTTCTAGAACCTTTATATAGGCATCAGATGATGGTTGATAAGACCGCAAAAGTGTTACACAACAAGCTAAATTTAGAAAAAGACTGCATGATAGGTGCAATAAATAATGCAGCTAATACATTTGAAGCTTATGATAATATAATGCTTAAATATATGGAATTAACAGGTGATAGGAAGGCAGCTTGGGCTGAAAAGACTCCAATAAATAGCTTCCATTATCATCGTCTTGTGGCAGAGAATAATGAAGCTTATTTTATTAGTACAGTAAGAAATGGTCTTGATGTAGTTACATCAATTATAGAAAACAAGAGCAATGATTATTGGTGCACTGTTCAAAGGTATATTGACTGTATGCGCAGTATTTATTCATTCAATCATCCAAATCATATCATATTAAAATATGAGGATCTTGTAACAAAACCCGAAAAAGCTCTGAAAACTGTTTTTGAATTTTTAGACTTACCATTTAGTGAGAATATAATTGACAATTTTAACAAAGAGAGTAAAACTAGAGATTTTTCTAAGGTCAATCAGCCTAAACTTAAACATTCAATACAACCGACATGGGTAAATCGTTATAAAGAGCCACAACATATAGCAAAGGTACAAGAATTTATTAACAATGAACAAGCAATTTATTGGTTTGAAAAGTCTGGATATACATTATAA
- a CDS encoding glycosyltransferase family 4 protein, translating to MNKVICKNIYILNHYAVTPDTGGGTRHFDIAKQLVALGHDVTIIASSFEHKTRQEKLERGEQMRVEVIEGVRFVWLRTFPYEKNDWRRVLNMLTFAWKLLFIQKNEDKPDLIIASSFHPLTCVSGYFLSKKMSSRYWVEIRDLWPQTAIDMGRIKEKSIIARVLKSIESFIYNKAERVIVLLPKAVDYVKAIAGDKVYYLPNGVDVERHDKRIQITEPLSVVDDIIERHKDKCTMVYLGAFGPANALDIIIDAVKILQEKNDQVPDVIFVGDGPEKERLQQRITEEGLTTVFIYPPIKKYNVPQLLKHIDVGLITMRDLALYKYGFSFNKLFDYMCASLPIIFSGRVSNNIVQNADAGICIEPENAEQLAEAMTSMMNLSVAERRRLGANGRSYVEVHHDTRKLAEQLHIWIEKSN from the coding sequence ATGAATAAAGTTATATGTAAAAATATTTATATACTAAACCACTATGCCGTCACACCTGATACGGGTGGCGGCACACGTCATTTTGATATCGCAAAGCAACTTGTAGCTCTTGGTCACGATGTTACTATAATTGCATCGAGCTTTGAGCATAAAACACGCCAAGAGAAATTAGAACGTGGAGAACAAATGCGGGTTGAAGTGATAGAAGGTGTACGTTTTGTTTGGCTGCGTACATTTCCTTATGAAAAGAATGACTGGCGTCGTGTACTGAATATGCTTACTTTTGCATGGAAGCTACTATTTATTCAAAAAAACGAGGACAAGCCAGATTTAATTATAGCATCGTCATTTCATCCATTGACTTGTGTAAGTGGATATTTTTTGTCAAAAAAAATGAGTTCGAGATACTGGGTTGAAATACGAGATTTGTGGCCACAAACGGCAATTGACATGGGTAGAATTAAAGAAAAAAGCATTATTGCACGTGTTTTAAAAAGTATAGAGAGCTTTATATATAATAAAGCAGAAAGAGTGATAGTGTTGCTTCCTAAAGCTGTGGATTATGTGAAGGCAATTGCAGGGGATAAGGTGTATTATCTCCCTAATGGTGTTGATGTTGAACGTCATGATAAGCGAATACAAATAACTGAACCGCTATCAGTGGTTGATGATATTATAGAACGTCATAAAGATAAATGTACAATGGTATACTTAGGGGCTTTTGGGCCGGCAAATGCATTAGACATTATTATTGATGCAGTTAAGATATTACAGGAGAAGAACGACCAAGTACCAGATGTTATATTTGTGGGAGATGGACCAGAAAAAGAAAGGCTCCAGCAACGCATAACTGAAGAAGGACTTACAACTGTATTTATTTATCCACCTATAAAGAAATATAATGTTCCTCAGTTGCTAAAGCATATTGATGTTGGCCTTATTACTATGAGAGATTTAGCTCTATACAAATATGGGTTTAGTTTTAATAAGCTTTTTGATTATATGTGTGCCTCGCTACCAATTATATTTTCTGGTAGAGTTTCTAATAATATTGTGCAGAATGCCGATGCAGGAATCTGTATTGAACCAGAAAATGCTGAACAGCTGGCAGAGGCAATGACTAGTATGATGAATTTGTCTGTTGCAGAACGGAGAAGACTTGGAGCGAATGGTCGAAGTTATGTTGAAGTTCATCATGATACACGGAAGTTAGCGGAGCAATTACACATATGGATAGAAAAATCTAATTAA
- a CDS encoding DegT/DnrJ/EryC1/StrS family aminotransferase, which yields MASYERIYLSTPHMSGLEQKYIEEAFQTNWIAPLGPNVDSFEQELASYVGVKGAVAVSSGTAAIHLALRLLDVGKGDIVLCSTLTFIASANPILYMGAEPVFIDSEPNSWNMSPLALERAFKKLDIEGKLDKVKAIIVVHLYGQSADMDAIVKICERYKVPIIEDAAESLGATYISERQTQVATKQSGTIGKFGVYSFNGNKIITTSGGGMLVSDDLEALGKARYLATQAREQALHYQHSEVGYNYRMSNILAGIGRGQLQVLDERVEAKRRIFARYYDELANIEGINFMPEAEFGRCNRWLTALTINPSYIEATVPMICSALDKLNIEARPVWKPLHLQPLFKGCMYFPHASGSVSDELFFNGICLPSGSNLTTTQQEYVIKAFKNIICQPT from the coding sequence ATGGCTAGCTATGAACGAATTTATTTGTCCACTCCACACATGAGTGGATTAGAACAAAAATATATTGAAGAAGCTTTCCAAACAAACTGGATAGCTCCACTTGGCCCAAATGTTGATTCATTTGAACAAGAGCTGGCATCTTATGTAGGTGTAAAAGGAGCTGTAGCAGTAAGCTCGGGGACTGCAGCAATCCATCTGGCATTGCGATTGCTTGATGTAGGAAAAGGCGATATTGTATTATGCTCTACGCTGACCTTTATTGCTAGCGCTAATCCAATTCTATATATGGGAGCAGAGCCTGTTTTTATTGATTCTGAGCCTAATAGCTGGAATATGTCGCCGCTGGCTTTGGAACGAGCATTTAAAAAGCTTGATATAGAAGGCAAGCTTGATAAAGTTAAAGCTATTATTGTAGTACATTTATATGGACAAAGTGCGGATATGGACGCTATAGTGAAAATATGTGAAAGATACAAAGTGCCTATAATAGAGGATGCGGCTGAATCGTTAGGGGCTACTTATATAAGTGAAAGACAAACACAGGTGGCAACAAAGCAAAGTGGTACGATTGGGAAATTTGGTGTCTATTCTTTTAATGGTAACAAGATTATTACTACTTCAGGTGGCGGCATGCTAGTGTCTGACGATTTAGAGGCACTGGGGAAGGCACGATATTTAGCTACTCAGGCTAGAGAACAAGCGCTACATTATCAGCACAGTGAAGTGGGCTATAACTATCGTATGAGTAATATCTTAGCAGGTATAGGAAGAGGGCAATTACAAGTATTAGATGAACGTGTAGAAGCTAAGAGAAGAATATTTGCTCGTTATTATGATGAGTTAGCTAATATAGAAGGGATTAACTTCATGCCAGAGGCAGAATTCGGTCGTTGTAATCGCTGGCTAACAGCATTAACAATTAATCCATCATATATAGAAGCTACAGTACCTATGATATGTAGTGCTTTAGATAAGTTGAACATAGAAGCCAGACCAGTATGGAAGCCTTTACATTTACAACCTTTATTCAAGGGCTGTATGTACTTTCCACACGCTTCTGGTAGTGTGTCTGATGAATTATTTTTTAATGGTATATGTCTTCCATCAGGCTCTAATTTAACTACAACCCAGCAGGAGTACGTGATTAAAGCTTTTAAGAACATTATTTGTCAACCTACTTAG